A single region of the Streptococcus sanguinis genome encodes:
- a CDS encoding endonuclease MutS2, which translates to MNTKILETLEFNKIKELFAPYLLTEQGQLELGLLLPTSKKETVASAFLEMTDMQQIFVQHPHFSLAATQDITALTKRLELESDLNIEEFLALKRVLAVTQELKSFYDDLENVHLEKLDRLFENLVIFPKLQGSLQAVNDGGFIESFASESLSRIRRKIQENENQVREILQEILKNKGEMLADQVVASRNGRNVLPVKNTYRNRISGVVHDISASGNTVYIEPRAVVNLNEEIASSRADERYEIQRILQELSDLFRPHAAEIANNAWIIGHLDLVRAKVRFMQETGAVVPDLSEEQDIQLLSVRHPLIENAVANDLHFGPDLTEIVITGPNTGGKTIMMKTLGLAQIMAQSGLPILADKGSRVGIFSQIFADIGDEQSIEQSLSTFSSHMTNIVSILEQVDSESLVLLDELGAGTDPQEGAALAIAILEDLRLRQIKTMATTHYPELKAYGIETDWVENASMEFDTDSLRPTYRFMQGVPGRSNAFEIARRLGLSEVIVGHAQEQTDTDSDVNRIIERLEEQTLESRKRLDNISEVEQENLKFNRALKKLYNEFNREKETELNKARLEAQEIVDLALSESESILKNLHDKSSLKPHEIIEAKAQLKKLAPETVDLSKNKVLKQAKKNRAPKVGDDILVTSYGQRGTLVKQLKDGRWEAQVGLIKMTLEEQEFNLLKAEKEQQPKRKQVNVVKRANTAGPKARLDLRGKRYEEAMEDLDAFIDQALLNNMAQVDIIHGIGTGVIREGVTKYLRRNKHVKSFGYAPQNAGGSGATIVIFK; encoded by the coding sequence ATGAACACAAAAATTTTAGAAACCTTAGAATTTAACAAGATTAAAGAACTTTTTGCTCCCTATCTTTTGACTGAACAGGGGCAGCTGGAGCTGGGTCTGCTTTTGCCTACCAGCAAGAAGGAGACGGTGGCCTCAGCTTTTCTGGAAATGACAGATATGCAGCAGATTTTTGTGCAGCATCCCCACTTTAGTCTGGCTGCGACTCAGGATATCACTGCCTTGACCAAGCGTTTGGAGCTGGAAAGCGACTTGAATATTGAGGAGTTTTTGGCTCTCAAGCGCGTCTTGGCTGTGACTCAGGAGCTCAAGTCTTTTTATGATGACTTGGAAAATGTGCACTTGGAAAAGCTGGATCGTCTGTTTGAGAACCTAGTTATTTTCCCTAAGCTGCAAGGAAGTCTGCAGGCTGTGAATGATGGCGGCTTTATCGAAAGCTTTGCCAGCGAAAGTTTGAGCCGCATCCGTCGGAAAATTCAAGAAAATGAAAACCAGGTGCGGGAAATTCTGCAAGAGATTCTCAAAAACAAGGGAGAGATGCTGGCGGATCAGGTAGTAGCCAGCCGGAATGGCCGCAATGTGCTGCCCGTGAAAAATACCTACCGCAACCGCATTTCTGGTGTGGTTCACGATATTTCTGCCAGCGGCAATACCGTCTATATCGAGCCTAGAGCAGTTGTCAATCTCAACGAAGAAATTGCCAGCAGTCGGGCGGACGAGCGTTATGAAATTCAGCGGATTTTGCAGGAATTATCAGACCTCTTCCGTCCCCATGCAGCTGAAATTGCCAACAATGCTTGGATTATCGGACATCTGGATCTGGTGCGTGCTAAGGTCCGCTTCATGCAGGAGACGGGAGCGGTGGTGCCAGACCTGTCGGAGGAGCAGGATATCCAACTGCTCAGTGTCCGCCATCCCCTGATTGAAAATGCAGTGGCTAATGATTTGCATTTCGGGCCAGACTTGACAGAGATTGTCATTACTGGGCCTAATACGGGTGGTAAGACCATCATGATGAAGACCTTGGGCTTAGCTCAGATCATGGCTCAGTCAGGTCTGCCGATTCTGGCGGACAAGGGGAGCCGCGTCGGGATTTTCAGTCAGATTTTTGCAGACATTGGTGATGAGCAGTCCATTGAGCAGAGCCTGTCGACTTTCTCTAGCCACATGACCAATATCGTCTCTATTTTAGAGCAGGTTGATAGCGAGAGCTTGGTTCTTCTGGATGAGCTGGGAGCTGGGACTGACCCGCAGGAGGGTGCAGCTCTGGCGATTGCTATCTTGGAAGATTTGCGGCTAAGGCAGATTAAAACTATGGCGACAACCCACTATCCTGAGCTCAAAGCCTATGGGATTGAGACGGACTGGGTAGAGAATGCCAGCATGGAATTTGATACAGATAGTTTGCGGCCGACCTATCGCTTTATGCAGGGAGTACCTGGCCGCTCCAATGCCTTTGAAATCGCTCGGCGTTTGGGCTTGTCGGAAGTTATCGTTGGCCATGCCCAAGAGCAGACTGACACGGACAGTGATGTCAATCGAATCATTGAGCGCCTGGAGGAGCAGACGCTGGAAAGTCGCAAGCGTTTAGATAATATCAGTGAGGTGGAGCAGGAAAATCTCAAATTTAACCGAGCCCTCAAAAAACTTTACAATGAATTTAACCGAGAAAAGGAAACCGAGCTCAATAAGGCGCGATTGGAAGCTCAGGAAATCGTTGATTTGGCTTTGTCAGAGAGTGAGAGCATTCTCAAAAATCTCCATGATAAGTCCAGTCTCAAACCGCATGAGATTATTGAAGCCAAGGCTCAGCTTAAAAAGTTGGCACCAGAAACGGTTGATTTATCGAAGAATAAGGTGCTCAAGCAGGCCAAGAAAAATCGGGCACCCAAGGTGGGAGATGATATCCTAGTCACCAGCTATGGTCAGCGGGGAACCTTGGTCAAGCAGCTCAAGGACGGCCGCTGGGAAGCTCAGGTCGGTCTTATCAAGATGACTCTAGAAGAGCAGGAGTTTAACTTACTCAAGGCTGAAAAAGAGCAGCAGCCTAAGCGCAAGCAGGTCAATGTGGTCAAGCGGGCCAATACTGCTGGACCGAAAGCTAGACTGGATCTGCGAGGTAAACGCTACGAAGAGGCCATGGAAGATTTGGATGCCTTTATCGATCAGGCTCTCCTCAATAATATGGCTCAGGTGGATATTATTCACGGTATCGGGACCGGCGTCATCCGTGAAGGAGTGACAAAATACCTCCGCCGCAACAAGCACGTCAAGTCCTTCGGCTATGCTCCGCAAAATGCTGGGGGGAGCGGCGCAACGATTGTAATCTTTAAGTAA
- a CDS encoding C69 family dipeptidase, with translation MRLKHASDSCTTILVGKKASYDGSTIVARTEDSQNGVFTPKKFIVVEPQDQPRHYQSVLTSFEMELPDNPVRYTAVPDAVPKDGIWGAAGINSYNVAVSATETITTNSRVLGADPLVESGISEEDILTLVLPYIKTAREGVLRLGKILEEYGTYESNGIAISDVNEIWWLETIGGHHWMARRVPDDAYVTNPNQLGSDYFEFDNPEHFLCHPNLKNFIEENHLNLNLSDEGFNPRYAFGSQKDKDRHYNTPRAWDIQRFLNPKVEQDPRSFFIPWCRKPYRKITIEDVKYVLSSHYQDSPYDPYGAEGDHHSRRAFRTIGINRTSQTAILQLRPNQPQETTGIQWLSYGSMPYNTAVPFFTQVSTTPDYFANTTDKVSTDSFYWANRLIAGLADAHFSSHVGDLDDYQEKSMAWGHEMIGRVDRALAKGEAVDFEAENQAMSDKVQEATDQLLEKVLLDASNLMTNHFSLSD, from the coding sequence ATGAGATTAAAACATGCATCAGATTCCTGCACGACTATTTTGGTGGGGAAGAAGGCCAGTTACGACGGTTCAACCATTGTGGCTCGTACGGAGGATTCACAAAATGGGGTCTTTACACCCAAGAAATTTATCGTAGTGGAGCCACAAGACCAGCCCCGTCATTATCAGTCAGTTTTGACATCCTTTGAGATGGAGTTGCCGGACAATCCAGTCCGCTATACGGCAGTGCCAGATGCAGTTCCCAAAGATGGGATTTGGGGAGCTGCTGGAATTAACAGCTACAATGTTGCTGTCAGCGCAACGGAAACGATTACGACCAACAGCCGCGTACTGGGGGCTGACCCTTTGGTAGAGTCAGGTATCAGCGAGGAAGATATCCTTACGCTGGTCTTGCCCTATATCAAAACAGCTCGAGAAGGGGTTCTACGCTTAGGGAAAATCCTAGAGGAGTACGGTACTTATGAATCCAATGGGATTGCTATTTCGGATGTCAACGAAATCTGGTGGCTGGAAACCATTGGCGGTCACCATTGGATGGCGCGACGCGTACCGGATGATGCCTATGTGACCAATCCAAATCAGCTGGGCAGTGATTATTTTGAATTTGACAATCCTGAGCATTTCCTCTGTCATCCAAATCTTAAAAACTTTATCGAGGAAAACCATCTCAATCTGAATTTATCAGATGAGGGCTTCAATCCGCGTTATGCTTTTGGCAGTCAGAAGGATAAGGACCGCCATTACAATACACCGCGTGCTTGGGATATCCAGCGTTTTCTCAATCCAAAAGTGGAGCAAGATCCAAGGAGCTTCTTCATCCCATGGTGCCGCAAGCCATACCGCAAGATTACGATCGAAGATGTCAAGTATGTCCTGAGCAGTCACTATCAGGATTCACCTTATGATCCTTACGGAGCAGAGGGGGACCACCACAGCAGACGGGCCTTTCGGACTATTGGGATCAATCGGACCAGTCAGACAGCCATCTTGCAGCTGCGTCCTAATCAACCGCAGGAAACGACTGGTATCCAATGGCTATCCTACGGCTCCATGCCTTACAATACAGCCGTTCCTTTCTTTACTCAAGTCTCGACAACGCCAGACTACTTTGCCAATACGACGGACAAGGTTTCTACGGATTCTTTCTACTGGGCCAATCGCTTGATTGCTGGGCTGGCTGATGCTCATTTTAGCAGTCATGTCGGAGACTTGGATGATTATCAGGAAAAGTCCATGGCTTGGGGCCATGAAATGATTGGTCGGGTAGATAGAGCTCTGGCCAAAGGCGAGGCTGTGGACTTTGAAGCTGAAAATCAAGCCATGAGCGACAAGGTGCAAGAAGCGACAGACCAGCTCTTGGAGAAAGTACTCTT
- the lepB gene encoding signal peptidase I, which translates to MKKSNTAVVILKEWGLFIIFISVIILSRLYLWSPVKVDGHSMDPTLANGEYLLVLKYQSIDRFDIVVATETDKDGTTKEIVKRVIGMPGDTIQYENDTLYINGKKTDEPYLTDYIKKFKEDKLQSTYTGDDYDDNGVFFRKLAAQAQAFTVDSEGSPVFTIKLLDDEYLLLGDDRIVSKDSRQVGTFQKEQIHGEAKFRFWPLLPFKTY; encoded by the coding sequence ATGAAAAAATCAAATACTGCCGTTGTCATTCTCAAAGAATGGGGACTCTTTATCATCTTTATCTCTGTCATTATCCTATCACGGCTCTATCTCTGGTCCCCTGTAAAGGTAGATGGCCACTCTATGGACCCTACGCTGGCTAATGGGGAATACCTGCTTGTGCTTAAATATCAGTCTATTGACCGATTTGATATCGTTGTTGCCACTGAAACAGATAAAGATGGAACGACCAAGGAGATTGTCAAGCGGGTTATCGGTATGCCGGGTGATACTATTCAGTATGAAAATGATACTCTTTACATCAACGGCAAAAAAACAGACGAGCCTTACCTGACGGACTACATCAAAAAATTCAAAGAAGACAAGCTTCAATCCACTTATACTGGGGATGATTATGATGACAATGGTGTGTTTTTCAGAAAACTCGCTGCTCAGGCTCAAGCTTTCACTGTTGATAGTGAAGGCAGCCCTGTCTTCACCATCAAGCTTCTGGATGATGAATACCTGCTTCTGGGTGACGACCGAATTGTTTCCAAGGATAGCCGCCAAGTCGGCACCTTCCAAAAAGAACAAATCCACGGCGAAGCCAAGTTCCGCTTCTGGCCGCTGCTGCCTTTTAAGACCTATTAA
- a CDS encoding CvpA family protein, with amino-acid sequence MFSIIILLILAWSFYIGYSRGIVLQGYYAAATMVSMLVAGAFYKSLAKFISLWVPYASATQGSSTYFFPSSQLFQLDQVFYAGLAYLIIFTAVYILGRFFGIFANLIPYPNKLDTKWYNVTSGAIAVCISIFVLGMCLTILATVPMEMVQERLNSSFMIRFIVKYTPITSNILKDLWVNQVIG; translated from the coding sequence ATGTTTTCTATTATTATTTTACTAATATTGGCCTGGAGCTTTTATATTGGCTACTCGCGTGGTATTGTTCTGCAGGGCTATTATGCTGCTGCAACCATGGTTTCTATGCTGGTGGCTGGAGCTTTTTATAAGAGCTTGGCTAAGTTTATCAGCCTTTGGGTGCCTTATGCCAGTGCGACTCAGGGCTCTTCGACCTATTTTTTCCCTAGCTCCCAGCTCTTTCAGTTGGATCAGGTTTTTTATGCTGGTTTGGCCTATCTCATTATTTTTACGGCTGTCTACATCCTTGGGCGCTTTTTTGGGATTTTTGCGAATCTGATTCCCTACCCCAATAAGCTGGATACCAAATGGTACAATGTGACCAGCGGAGCCATCGCTGTTTGCATCTCTATTTTTGTTTTGGGAATGTGTCTGACTATTTTAGCGACGGTGCCGATGGAGATGGTTCAGGAGCGGCTCAACAGCAGCTTTATGATTCGCTTTATTGTCAAGTATACCCCTATCACATCCAATATCCTCAAAGATCTCTGGGTGAATCAAGTTATCGGATAA
- a CDS encoding GNAT family N-acetyltransferase, producing the protein MKIQTYDSTYEKSWVYTKALSYLFSPFFDDMSRRKDEFTEEPYQDSVELIAVEDDQVVGLLDIGIYTEEASHSYPYYPGKKIAYFANLAVHPDFQNQGIASQLFQTAWERLHEKKVEALIIFTRDGEQANHLYQKWGGKLICQDYLVVGRPKGQIPFSFSVDTKQQTICLTDKSGNSLGYYQREGHYIVSRKEDLEHFEIDELYKEHTYVLKIE; encoded by the coding sequence ATGAAAATACAAACCTATGACTCGACTTATGAGAAAAGTTGGGTTTATACAAAAGCTTTGAGTTATCTCTTTTCGCCTTTCTTTGATGATATGAGCCGTCGCAAGGATGAGTTTACTGAAGAGCCTTACCAAGATTCAGTTGAACTTATAGCAGTGGAAGATGATCAGGTTGTGGGGCTTCTAGATATTGGGATTTACACCGAAGAAGCAAGTCATTCTTATCCATATTATCCAGGAAAAAAGATAGCTTACTTCGCTAATCTGGCTGTCCATCCTGATTTTCAGAATCAAGGGATAGCCAGTCAACTCTTTCAAACTGCTTGGGAGCGGCTGCATGAAAAGAAAGTTGAGGCCTTGATCATCTTTACCAGAGACGGAGAACAAGCAAATCATCTCTATCAGAAGTGGGGCGGCAAGCTGATTTGTCAAGATTATTTAGTTGTCGGGCGACCCAAAGGTCAAATACCGTTTTCTTTCAGCGTTGATACTAAGCAGCAGACAATCTGTCTGACAGATAAGTCAGGAAATTCCTTAGGCTATTATCAAAGAGAAGGACATTATATTGTCTCAAGGAAAGAAGATTTGGAGCATTTTGAGATTGATGAACTTTACAAAGAACATACCTATGTCTTGAAAATCGAATAG
- the rnhC gene encoding ribonuclease HIII, with product METITLSPKQQEIQAFVEKYQSQLAPNKNPHIQYFFRLDQATVSVFSSGKVLFQGAKAVHYAGFFGHQVTKTSSSPASQNFALIGTDEVGNGSYFGGLAVVASFVTPDQHDFLRKLGVGDSKTLNDRKIRQLATVLKEKIAHQALLLSPEKYNEVIASGYNAVSVKVALHNQAIYLLLQKGINPEKIVIDAFTSQQNYNKYLKQEKNHFPNPVSLIEKAEGKFLAVAVSSIIARDLFLENLENLSQELGYTLPSGAGSKSDQVASQILQTYGMAGLQHSAKLHFKNTEKAQKILER from the coding sequence ATGGAAACTATCACCCTCAGTCCAAAACAGCAAGAAATTCAGGCTTTTGTTGAGAAATATCAGAGCCAGCTGGCTCCTAACAAGAACCCACATATTCAATATTTCTTCCGGCTGGATCAGGCGACGGTCAGTGTCTTCAGCTCTGGAAAAGTTCTCTTTCAAGGGGCAAAAGCTGTTCACTACGCTGGCTTTTTTGGCCATCAAGTGACTAAGACCAGTTCTAGTCCTGCTTCTCAGAATTTTGCCCTCATTGGGACAGATGAGGTCGGAAACGGCTCCTACTTTGGAGGTCTAGCCGTCGTAGCTTCTTTCGTTACTCCAGACCAGCACGACTTTCTGAGAAAACTGGGCGTTGGTGATTCTAAAACCTTGAACGATAGAAAGATTCGCCAACTGGCGACGGTCTTGAAAGAAAAGATTGCCCATCAAGCTCTGCTCTTATCGCCAGAGAAGTACAATGAAGTCATCGCTTCTGGCTACAATGCCGTCTCTGTCAAGGTAGCTCTGCACAATCAAGCTATCTACCTACTGCTGCAGAAAGGCATCAATCCCGAAAAAATCGTCATCGATGCCTTTACCAGCCAGCAAAACTACAATAAATACCTAAAGCAGGAAAAAAATCACTTTCCAAATCCGGTAAGTCTGATTGAAAAGGCTGAAGGAAAGTTCCTAGCTGTTGCAGTCAGCTCTATTATCGCTCGCGACCTCTTTCTGGAGAATCTAGAAAATCTCAGTCAAGAGTTAGGCTATACCCTGCCTAGCGGAGCCGGAAGCAAGAGCGACCAAGTTGCCAGCCAGATTCTTCAAACCTATGGAATGGCCGGTCTGCAGCATTCTGCTAAACTCCACTTTAAAAATACTGAAAAAGCTCAAAAAATTCTAGAAAGGTAA